Proteins found in one Actinokineospora alba genomic segment:
- a CDS encoding DUF3040 domain-containing protein, producing the protein MLSMGDRRRLDEIESLTRAADPDFADGLRDWDPVPPRDDRRAPVVALGIGTALVLLVATLAGNLVVMLVAFIGLVCAVVRYRGCVRRSHLWSRDARWRPRW; encoded by the coding sequence ATGCTCAGCATGGGCGACCGCAGGCGACTCGACGAGATCGAATCGCTGACCCGGGCGGCGGACCCCGACTTCGCCGACGGCCTGCGTGACTGGGATCCCGTGCCGCCTCGTGACGATCGCCGGGCGCCGGTGGTGGCGTTGGGGATCGGGACGGCGCTGGTGCTGCTGGTGGCGACGCTCGCGGGGAACTTGGTGGTGATGTTGGTGGCGTTTATCGGGTTGGTTTGTGCGGTGGTGAGGTATCGGGGGTGTGTTCGGCGGTCGCATCTGTGGTCTCGGGATGCTCGGTGGCGGCCTCGGTGGTGA
- a CDS encoding ABC transporter substrate-binding protein, translated as MKTRSLLAAATALLITTACTPGGSTDTAVAPAGQDVSGTVEFWHFFTGREAKSIEDAVAAFKATHPKIEVKITAGQDDTKMLQAISAGKGPDVGLSYSTDIVGKFCASAAWRDLKPYVERDKVDLGQFPDTVRSYTEYRGKRCAMPFLADVYGLYFNKKLLADAGYTTPPKTMAELADMAKKLTKRAPDGTIEVAGFVPLLNFYENVPSHMAPVWNAQWLTAEEKSAIGGDAQWQEMLKWHKDLVDWFGHDNLTKFTSGLGDEWSADNAFQQGKVAIAVDGEYRVAFLREQAPNVEFGTAPLPVPDGQQERYGAGYVTGNIAGISANAKNPEAAWELVRYLTTNTDSIVSLSNAIKNVPSTRDALKSDKLEADPHFKTFLDIFAHPKTATTPPNASGPKYVELTQEFVNAYLGGSHPDLKQGLADLDTRINQALELGR; from the coding sequence ATGAAAACCCGCTCCCTGTTAGCCGCCGCCACCGCGTTGCTGATCACGACCGCCTGCACACCGGGAGGGTCCACGGACACCGCTGTGGCCCCGGCGGGGCAGGACGTCTCGGGCACCGTGGAGTTCTGGCACTTCTTCACCGGCCGCGAGGCCAAGTCGATCGAGGACGCCGTCGCCGCGTTCAAGGCCACGCACCCCAAGATCGAGGTGAAGATCACCGCGGGCCAGGACGACACCAAGATGCTGCAGGCGATCTCGGCGGGCAAGGGCCCCGACGTCGGGCTGTCCTACTCCACCGACATCGTCGGCAAGTTCTGCGCCAGCGCGGCCTGGCGCGACCTGAAACCCTACGTCGAGCGGGACAAGGTGGACCTGGGCCAGTTCCCGGACACGGTCCGCAGCTACACCGAATACCGCGGGAAGCGGTGCGCCATGCCGTTCCTCGCCGACGTGTATGGCTTGTACTTCAACAAGAAGCTCCTCGCCGACGCGGGCTACACCACTCCCCCGAAGACGATGGCCGAGCTGGCCGACATGGCGAAGAAGCTGACCAAGCGGGCGCCGGACGGCACCATCGAGGTCGCCGGTTTCGTTCCCCTGCTGAACTTCTACGAGAACGTCCCGTCGCACATGGCGCCGGTGTGGAACGCGCAGTGGCTCACCGCCGAGGAGAAGTCGGCCATCGGCGGCGACGCCCAGTGGCAGGAAATGCTGAAGTGGCACAAGGACTTGGTCGACTGGTTCGGCCACGACAACCTGACGAAGTTCACCTCGGGCCTGGGTGACGAGTGGAGCGCGGACAACGCGTTCCAGCAGGGCAAGGTCGCGATCGCCGTCGACGGCGAGTACCGGGTGGCGTTCCTGCGGGAGCAGGCCCCCAACGTCGAGTTCGGCACCGCTCCGCTGCCGGTTCCCGATGGGCAGCAGGAACGTTATGGCGCGGGCTACGTGACCGGCAACATCGCGGGCATCTCGGCCAACGCCAAGAACCCGGAAGCCGCCTGGGAACTCGTCCGGTACCTCACCACGAACACGGACTCGATCGTCTCGCTGTCGAACGCGATCAAGAACGTGCCCAGCACCCGCGACGCCCTCAAATCGGACAAGCTTGAGGCGGACCCGCACTTCAAGACGTTCCTGGACATCTTCGCCCACCCCAAGACGGCGACCACGCCGCCGAACGCGTCCGGGCCGAAGTACGTGGAACTGACCCAGGAGTTCGTCAACGCCTACCTCGGCGGCAGCCATCCCGACCTCAAGCAGGGTCTCGCCGACCTGGACACGCGGATCAACCAGGCGTTGGAACTCGGGCGCTGA
- a CDS encoding glycoside hydrolase family 65 protein, whose amino-acid sequence MNGYEVSPWELRWRGLAIDQLHRTESTFALANGHIGMRGALEEGEPVGLPGTYLNGFYESHALPYAEIGYGYPEDGQTIVNVTDGKIIRLLVEDEPLDLRYGRTLAHQRWIDFRSGILSRDTVWESPTGRRVRIRSRRMVSFTQRAVAAIHYEIEPADDLQLVVQSDLLANEPIESRGKDPRVAAALRSPLVADFAAAEGYNAVLVHHTRESGLRVAAGMDHEIDTSDGMQTDIRAEGDLARLTAAVDVPAGGKLRLVKYLGYGWSAKRSVPALRAQVEAALAGARQTGWEGLLREQRAFLDDFWTAADIEIDGDERLQQAVRFALFHILQAGARGESRAIAGKGLTGPGYDGHAFWDTETFVLPVLTYTMPDAARDALRWRHSTLPQARERAKVLGKRGAAFPWRSITGAECSAYWPAGTAAFHVSAAVADAAARYTAACADDTFDREYGTELLVETARLWVSLGHHDQHGGFRIDGVTGPDEYTAVVDNNVYTNLMAQRNLTEAGTACGRNPEVADRLGVSPDEVEAWRRAAEEMVIPFDDLLGVHPQSEGFTQHEEWDFAATPKDKYPLLLHYPYFDLYRKQVVKQADLVLAMHLRGDAFTPEQKAANFAYYEARTVRDSSLSAGTQAVLAAEVGHLGLAYDYIVEAAMTDLADLHDNVRNGLHMASLAGAWAGVVAGLGGFRDHGGVPTFAPRLPKELDRVSFRMCVHRSRIQVEINRDAARYRHISGGALSTSHHGEPIVIEAGPGLSLPIPDCPPQPRPKQPAGREPGSRRA is encoded by the coding sequence ATGAACGGCTATGAGGTCTCGCCATGGGAACTGCGGTGGCGCGGCCTCGCGATCGACCAGCTGCACCGGACCGAGTCCACGTTCGCGCTGGCCAACGGGCACATCGGGATGCGCGGCGCGCTGGAGGAAGGCGAGCCGGTCGGGTTGCCGGGCACCTACCTCAACGGGTTCTACGAGTCGCACGCGCTGCCGTACGCGGAGATCGGCTACGGCTACCCGGAGGACGGCCAGACGATCGTCAACGTCACCGACGGCAAGATCATCCGCCTGCTGGTCGAGGACGAGCCGCTGGACCTGCGCTACGGCCGCACCCTCGCGCACCAGCGGTGGATCGACTTCCGCTCGGGCATCCTGAGCCGGGACACCGTGTGGGAGTCGCCGACCGGCCGCCGGGTTCGCATCCGGTCGCGGCGCATGGTGTCGTTCACCCAGCGCGCGGTCGCCGCGATCCACTACGAGATCGAGCCCGCCGACGACCTGCAGCTCGTCGTGCAGTCCGACCTGCTGGCCAACGAGCCGATCGAGTCGCGCGGCAAGGATCCTCGGGTCGCCGCCGCGCTGCGCTCGCCGCTGGTCGCCGACTTCGCCGCCGCCGAGGGCTACAACGCGGTGCTGGTGCACCACACCCGCGAGTCCGGCCTGCGGGTGGCGGCCGGGATGGACCACGAGATCGACACCTCCGACGGCATGCAGACCGACATCCGGGCCGAGGGCGACCTCGCCCGGCTGACCGCGGCGGTCGACGTCCCCGCGGGCGGGAAGCTCCGACTGGTCAAGTACCTGGGCTACGGCTGGTCGGCGAAGCGGTCGGTCCCGGCGCTGCGCGCGCAGGTCGAGGCGGCGCTGGCGGGCGCGCGGCAGACCGGCTGGGAGGGGCTGCTGCGTGAGCAGCGCGCGTTCCTCGACGACTTCTGGACCGCCGCCGACATCGAGATCGACGGCGACGAGCGGCTGCAGCAGGCGGTCCGGTTCGCCCTGTTCCACATCCTGCAGGCGGGGGCCCGCGGGGAAAGCCGGGCCATCGCGGGCAAGGGGCTCACCGGTCCCGGCTACGACGGGCACGCCTTCTGGGACACCGAGACGTTCGTGCTGCCGGTCCTCACGTACACGATGCCCGACGCGGCCCGCGACGCCCTGCGGTGGCGGCACAGCACCCTGCCGCAGGCGCGTGAGCGGGCGAAAGTCCTCGGCAAGCGCGGCGCGGCGTTCCCCTGGCGGTCCATCACCGGCGCGGAGTGCTCGGCGTACTGGCCCGCCGGGACGGCCGCGTTCCACGTGAGCGCCGCGGTCGCCGACGCCGCGGCCCGCTACACCGCCGCGTGCGCCGACGACACCTTCGACCGGGAGTACGGCACGGAACTGCTGGTGGAGACCGCGCGGCTGTGGGTCTCGCTCGGGCACCACGACCAGCATGGCGGGTTCCGCATCGACGGCGTCACCGGGCCGGACGAGTACACCGCGGTCGTCGACAACAACGTCTACACAAACCTGATGGCGCAACGGAACCTGACCGAGGCGGGCACCGCGTGCGGGCGCAACCCGGAGGTCGCCGACCGGCTGGGCGTCTCCCCCGACGAGGTCGAGGCGTGGCGGCGCGCGGCCGAGGAGATGGTCATCCCGTTCGACGACCTGCTCGGGGTGCACCCGCAGTCGGAGGGCTTCACCCAGCACGAGGAGTGGGATTTCGCGGCCACGCCGAAGGACAAGTATCCGCTGCTGCTGCACTATCCGTACTTCGACCTCTACCGCAAGCAGGTCGTCAAGCAGGCCGACTTGGTCCTCGCGATGCACCTGCGCGGCGACGCGTTCACGCCCGAGCAGAAGGCGGCCAACTTCGCCTATTACGAGGCGCGGACGGTGCGGGACTCGTCACTGTCGGCGGGCACGCAGGCGGTGCTGGCGGCCGAGGTGGGGCATTTGGGCCTCGCCTACGACTACATCGTCGAGGCGGCGATGACCGACCTCGCGGACCTGCACGACAACGTCCGCAACGGCCTGCACATGGCTTCCCTCGCGGGCGCCTGGGCCGGTGTCGTCGCGGGGTTGGGCGGTTTCCGGGACCACGGCGGGGTTCCCACGTTCGCGCCGCGGCTGCCCAAGGAACTCGACCGGGTCTCGTTCCGCATGTGCGTGCACCGCAGCCGCATCCAGGTGGAGATCAACCGCGACGCCGCCCGCTACCGCCACATCTCCGGCGGCGCTCTGTCGACGTCGCACCACGGCGAGCCGATCGTCATCGAAGCAGGCCCCGGACTGAGCCTGCCCATCCCCGACTGTCCCCCACAGCCCCGGCCGAAGCAGCCCGCGGGCCGCGAACCCGGAAGCAGGCGCGCATGA
- a CDS encoding SDR family oxidoreductase — protein sequence MTSTGEQPPQRQRPPGHTESMRPRPRDTMADYEGRGLLAGKSALITGGDSGIGRAVAIAFAKEGADVAIAYLSEHDDAEDTAQFVRDAGGKCVLLPGDLGSRAHCVEVVDSTVHHLGGLDILVNNIATQAEVERPEDITDDQWLRTFEVNIHSYFRVTNAALPHLGDGSAIINTASVNGLRGNKKLIDYSATKGAVIAWTYAMAQTLVDRGIRVNCVAPGPVWTPLIPSTMSEEHVAKFGEHTPMGRAAHPDELAPSYVFFAAERLSSYYSGEVLAALGGETLPG from the coding sequence ATGACCAGCACCGGCGAACAACCACCTCAGCGGCAGCGGCCGCCCGGCCACACTGAATCGATGCGACCTCGGCCGCGGGACACGATGGCCGACTACGAGGGCCGGGGGTTGCTGGCGGGGAAGTCCGCGCTCATCACCGGTGGCGACTCCGGCATCGGGCGGGCGGTCGCGATCGCCTTCGCCAAGGAGGGCGCCGACGTCGCCATCGCGTACCTCAGCGAACACGACGACGCCGAGGACACCGCCCAGTTCGTCCGCGACGCGGGCGGCAAGTGCGTGCTGCTGCCGGGCGACCTGGGTTCCCGCGCGCACTGCGTCGAGGTCGTCGACTCGACCGTGCACCACCTGGGCGGTCTCGACATCCTGGTGAACAACATCGCGACGCAGGCGGAGGTCGAGCGCCCGGAGGACATCACCGACGACCAGTGGCTGCGCACCTTCGAGGTCAACATCCACAGCTACTTCCGGGTGACCAACGCGGCCCTGCCGCACCTGGGGGACGGCTCGGCGATCATCAACACCGCGTCGGTCAACGGGTTGCGCGGCAACAAGAAGCTCATCGACTACTCGGCCACGAAGGGCGCGGTCATCGCGTGGACGTACGCGATGGCGCAGACCTTGGTGGATCGCGGAATCCGCGTCAACTGCGTGGCTCCTGGCCCGGTGTGGACGCCCCTGATCCCGTCCACCATGTCCGAGGAGCACGTCGCGAAGTTCGGCGAGCACACCCCGATGGGCCGCGCCGCCCACCCGGACGAACTGGCGCCGTCCTACGTCTTCTTCGCCGCCGAACGCCTGTCCTCGTACTACAGCGGCGAAGTCCTCGCCGCCCTCGGCGGAGAAACCCTGCCCGGCTAA
- a CDS encoding nitroreductase/quinone reductase family protein — protein MPNPFNQRVIDEFRANSGQVGGEFEGSRLLLLTTTGARTGARHTTPVSYLPDGGDRVLVIASASGSSKHPHWYTNLVADPLVQVEDGVFTYEARATVLTGAERDDAYARAAEDDPEWADYQAKTDRVIPVVALEQVSGGPPNGATFGEALKRVHGGFRRELALIRAEIAKSGPRLGAQLRVNCLTMCHGLSIHHSHEDQGMFSALEAGHPELVETLDRLRAEHVKIAALLADLQQVISTEGADTQVVLAEVERLTGELERHLDYEEEQLIPVIDGVA, from the coding sequence ATGCCCAACCCGTTCAACCAGCGAGTCATCGACGAGTTCCGCGCCAACTCAGGCCAGGTCGGCGGCGAGTTCGAAGGCTCCCGCCTGCTCCTGCTCACCACCACCGGCGCCCGCACCGGCGCCCGGCACACGACGCCGGTCAGCTACTTGCCCGACGGCGGTGACCGCGTGCTCGTCATCGCCTCCGCCAGTGGTTCTTCGAAGCACCCGCACTGGTACACCAACCTGGTGGCCGACCCGCTGGTCCAGGTCGAGGACGGTGTCTTCACCTACGAGGCCCGTGCGACCGTCCTGACCGGCGCCGAACGCGACGACGCCTACGCCCGCGCCGCCGAGGACGACCCCGAGTGGGCCGACTACCAAGCCAAGACGGACCGAGTCATTCCCGTGGTGGCGTTGGAGCAGGTCTCCGGCGGGCCGCCCAACGGCGCTACGTTCGGCGAGGCCCTCAAGCGCGTCCACGGCGGGTTCCGCCGGGAACTCGCGCTGATCCGCGCCGAGATCGCCAAGTCCGGCCCGCGGCTGGGCGCGCAGCTGCGGGTCAACTGTCTGACGATGTGCCACGGGCTGAGCATCCACCACAGCCATGAGGACCAGGGGATGTTCTCGGCACTGGAGGCGGGCCACCCCGAACTCGTCGAGACCCTGGACCGGCTGCGGGCCGAACACGTGAAGATCGCCGCGCTCCTCGCCGACCTCCAGCAGGTCATCTCCACGGAGGGGGCGGACACCCAGGTCGTGCTCGCCGAGGTCGAGCGGCTCACCGGGGAGCTCGAACGCCACCTCGACTACGAGGAGGAGCAGCTGATCCCGGTCATCGACGGCGTCGCCTGA
- a CDS encoding oxygenase MpaB family protein — protein sequence MTDPETPPRPLGPDSVAWRVGGDRRAILAGGAALLLQVAHPVVGAGVKEHSNFREEPWKRLDDTLQSLFSLIFAGDRALDEAARLRELHKTIKGVDRHGERYHALNPEAYWWVHATLFETMLRYKDMLGEQISEADQDRMYAEWRQLGRILGLRDRHMPDTLCAFHDYFAEVVENRLEDNDSVRDVLASLRLRDVPKPPVWFVPGVAWTLAKPLNREVLRLATAGLLPPRMREITGLKWTTGDEKRFRRLGKLIGLAGNRAPARLRLYKIAYEAKRTAGLL from the coding sequence GTGACGGACCCGGAGACACCGCCGCGCCCGCTCGGGCCGGACTCGGTGGCATGGCGCGTCGGTGGGGACCGGCGCGCCATTCTCGCCGGCGGGGCGGCGTTGCTGTTGCAGGTCGCCCACCCGGTCGTCGGGGCGGGGGTGAAGGAGCACTCGAACTTCCGCGAGGAGCCGTGGAAACGGCTCGACGACACGCTGCAGTCGTTGTTCTCCCTCATCTTCGCCGGCGACCGGGCCCTCGACGAAGCCGCCCGCCTGCGCGAGTTGCACAAGACGATCAAGGGTGTCGACCGGCACGGCGAGCGGTACCACGCGTTGAACCCCGAGGCGTACTGGTGGGTGCACGCCACGCTCTTCGAGACAATGCTGCGGTACAAGGACATGCTCGGCGAACAGATCAGTGAGGCGGACCAGGACCGCATGTACGCGGAGTGGCGGCAACTGGGCCGAATCCTCGGCCTGCGTGACCGCCACATGCCCGACACCCTCTGCGCCTTCCACGACTACTTCGCCGAGGTGGTCGAGAACCGCTTGGAAGACAACGACTCGGTGCGCGACGTACTGGCCTCGCTGCGGCTGCGGGATGTCCCCAAGCCGCCGGTGTGGTTCGTCCCCGGCGTCGCCTGGACACTGGCCAAGCCCCTCAACCGTGAGGTCCTGCGCCTCGCCACGGCGGGTCTGCTGCCACCGAGGATGCGTGAGATCACCGGTCTGAAGTGGACCACCGGCGACGAGAAACGCTTTCGCCGCCTGGGAAAGCTGATCGGCCTGGCCGGTAACCGGGCGCCCGCCCGGCTGCGCCTCTACAAGATCGCCTACGAAGCCAAGCGAACGGCGGGACTCCTGTGA
- a CDS encoding TetR/AcrR family transcriptional regulator encodes MILSDRNLDLDQPEILDGALSAFLEFGIRRTSMGEVAKRSKLSPATLYRRFAQKSDIIRAVAIREARRFIDEVDARIDPGASAEEQVVEGFVAFTQGVRRNKLLTRLLVTEPEFTLPLLTTEAGPFLALGRDYLAGVTRRLQAEGKLGAYEPEPVAEILARLALSLVLTPDGVIPVDDVEKARAFARDHITALVRLA; translated from the coding sequence GTGATCCTCAGCGACCGCAACCTCGACCTCGACCAACCCGAGATCCTCGACGGCGCCTTATCGGCGTTCCTGGAGTTTGGCATCCGCCGCACCAGCATGGGCGAAGTGGCCAAGCGCTCGAAGCTGAGCCCGGCGACGCTCTATCGAAGGTTCGCGCAGAAGAGCGACATCATCCGGGCCGTGGCCATCCGCGAGGCCCGCCGGTTCATCGACGAGGTCGACGCGCGGATCGATCCGGGGGCGTCGGCGGAGGAGCAGGTCGTGGAGGGGTTCGTCGCCTTCACCCAAGGTGTGCGGCGCAACAAGCTGCTGACCCGGCTGCTGGTCACCGAACCGGAGTTCACGCTCCCGCTGCTGACCACCGAGGCAGGCCCGTTCCTGGCCCTGGGCCGCGACTACCTGGCGGGCGTCACCCGGCGGCTGCAGGCCGAGGGCAAGCTGGGGGCTTACGAGCCGGAGCCGGTCGCCGAGATTCTCGCCCGGCTCGCGCTCTCCCTAGTGCTCACCCCGGACGGGGTGATTCCGGTGGATGACGTCGAGAAGGCCCGCGCTTTCGCCCGCGACCACATCACGGCTCTGGTGCGGCTGGCTTAG
- a CDS encoding carboxylate-amine ligase — MNTDDGRTMGVEEEFFLVDPTGRLVTRAEQALARADDEVDVKPELMRCQVESATGICRTAQELRDELTALRTTLHEGATATGARLVASGTVPHRQHGAPMVGPGSRYQRMAEMVGPIVFGGMTCGCHVHIGVSDRADAVRVCNHLRPWSPVLLALSANSPFHDGTDSGYASTRHLQWSRWPCAGPTPYLESPEHYEELVTALLSSGAALDRKMVYWDVRPSELQPTVEVRVADVQTTVDEAVLLGILVRALVARALDNLSTPAPRIPTAVIRAGMWRAAKDGLEGKVPDPTTGETRPTRDILADLFHDLGPDAAEVKSTMDYLRETGGGAHRQRRAFGQRQRLDDVLNAVTWTGKEGKEGKEGKEGKEGKEGKEP, encoded by the coding sequence ATGAACACCGACGACGGACGCACAATGGGCGTGGAAGAGGAGTTCTTCCTCGTCGACCCCACCGGCCGCCTGGTCACCCGAGCCGAGCAGGCACTCGCCCGGGCCGACGACGAGGTCGACGTCAAACCCGAACTGATGCGCTGCCAGGTCGAGTCGGCCACCGGAATCTGCCGCACCGCCCAAGAACTGCGAGACGAGCTGACCGCCCTGCGCACCACCCTCCACGAGGGCGCCACGGCCACCGGCGCCCGCCTGGTCGCGTCGGGCACGGTCCCCCACCGCCAGCACGGCGCCCCGATGGTCGGCCCCGGCTCGCGGTACCAGCGGATGGCGGAGATGGTGGGCCCCATCGTGTTCGGCGGGATGACCTGCGGCTGCCACGTCCATATCGGCGTCTCCGACCGAGCTGACGCGGTGCGGGTGTGCAACCACCTCAGACCGTGGTCGCCCGTGTTGTTGGCGTTATCGGCGAACTCCCCGTTCCACGACGGCACGGACAGCGGCTACGCCAGCACCCGGCACCTGCAGTGGTCCCGCTGGCCGTGCGCGGGCCCGACGCCGTACCTGGAATCACCGGAGCACTACGAGGAACTGGTCACCGCCCTGCTGTCCTCGGGCGCCGCACTCGACCGCAAGATGGTGTACTGGGATGTCCGCCCCTCGGAACTGCAGCCCACCGTCGAAGTCCGCGTCGCGGATGTGCAGACCACAGTGGACGAAGCCGTGCTGCTGGGAATCCTGGTCCGCGCCTTGGTCGCCAGGGCCCTGGACAACCTGAGCACGCCCGCCCCCAGAATCCCCACGGCCGTCATCCGCGCAGGCATGTGGCGAGCGGCGAAGGATGGTTTGGAGGGCAAGGTCCCCGACCCCACAACGGGTGAAACCCGCCCCACCCGGGACATCCTGGCCGACCTCTTCCACGACCTAGGCCCGGACGCGGCGGAGGTCAAGTCCACAATGGACTACCTACGCGAAACCGGCGGCGGCGCTCACCGGCAGCGCAGGGCATTCGGCCAACGCCAACGATTGGACGATGTGCTGAACGCGGTCACGTGGACCGGCAAGGAAGGCAAGGAAGGCAAGGAAGGCAAGGAAGGCAAGGAAGGCAAGGAAGGCAAGGAACCGTAA
- a CDS encoding ROK family transcriptional regulator produces the protein MDQLAGSSRLLREINETAALGLLLEHGPLTRGHLRELTGLAKPTTSEVMRRLQEAGLAKVVGQTTGGPGRNADVYAVNPDAAYAAAVTLSTPTNTLVTAVCDLTGEVRVREESTVDFELTDPVEAVAGAIRAACKQARIPLRKLDHVQLGVPGSYDERADVIRYVDVPGWSRPGLIGEIRARLRTEVSVDNDVNLAAVAERSRGIAAGSDGFALLWLGDGLGLAIDLGGKLLRGARGGAGEIGYIPVGMPGQLQGVQDFQDLVGGPAIRELALRHGITADTGHDAVAAACARPDDSPFLDELAIRVAVGLAAVVAVLDPPLVVLSGEVGQAGGVALQDAVSTALRAVSVLDTTVAATSLTDDVVLLGALDATLSAVRAALLGRR, from the coding sequence GTGGACCAACTGGCCGGCTCGTCACGCCTGCTCCGCGAGATCAACGAGACCGCGGCGCTCGGGCTCTTGCTGGAGCACGGGCCGCTGACCCGGGGGCATCTGCGGGAGTTGACCGGCCTGGCCAAGCCCACGACGTCGGAGGTGATGCGCAGGCTGCAGGAGGCGGGGCTGGCCAAGGTCGTCGGGCAGACCACCGGCGGCCCTGGCCGCAACGCCGATGTCTACGCGGTCAACCCGGACGCGGCCTACGCCGCCGCGGTCACCCTCAGCACGCCGACGAACACCCTGGTCACGGCGGTCTGCGACCTCACCGGCGAGGTCCGGGTGCGCGAGGAAAGCACGGTCGACTTCGAGCTCACGGACCCGGTCGAGGCCGTGGCGGGCGCGATCCGCGCGGCCTGCAAGCAGGCCCGGATCCCGCTGCGCAAGCTCGACCACGTCCAGCTCGGCGTGCCCGGCTCGTACGACGAGCGCGCGGACGTGATCCGCTACGTCGACGTGCCGGGGTGGTCGCGCCCGGGGCTCATCGGCGAGATCCGGGCACGGCTGCGGACCGAGGTCAGCGTCGACAACGACGTCAACCTCGCCGCGGTCGCCGAACGCAGCCGGGGCATCGCCGCCGGGTCCGACGGGTTCGCCCTGCTGTGGCTCGGCGACGGGCTCGGCCTGGCCATCGACCTGGGCGGCAAGCTGCTGCGCGGCGCCCGGGGCGGGGCGGGCGAGATCGGGTACATCCCGGTCGGGATGCCGGGCCAGCTCCAAGGCGTGCAGGACTTCCAGGACCTGGTCGGGGGTCCGGCGATCCGTGAACTGGCGCTGCGCCACGGAATCACCGCCGACACCGGCCACGACGCCGTGGCCGCCGCGTGCGCCCGCCCCGACGACTCCCCCTTCCTCGACGAACTGGCGATCCGGGTCGCGGTCGGGCTCGCCGCGGTCGTCGCGGTGCTCGACCCGCCGCTGGTCGTGCTCAGCGGCGAGGTCGGGCAGGCGGGCGGTGTCGCTCTGCAGGACGCCGTGAGCACCGCCCTGCGCGCCGTCTCCGTGCTCGACACCACCGTGGCCGCCACCAGCCTCACCGACGACGTCGTCCTGTTGGGCGCGCTCGACGCCACTCTCTCCGCGGTCCGCGCCGCGCTTCTCGGCCGAAGGTAG
- a CDS encoding UdgX family uracil-DNA binding protein (This protein belongs to the uracil DNA glycosylase superfamily, members of which act in excision repair of DNA. However, it belongs more specifically to UdgX branch, whose founding member was found to bind uracil in DNA (where it does not belong), without cleaving it, appears to promote DNA repair by a pathway involving RecA, rather than base excision.): MTVKAQGAAEFVPDDADLETLRSAVQGCRGCDLHRHATQAVFGEGPKRAAVLLVGEQPGDKEDLRGAPFVGPAGKLLDRALAEAGFDRATVYLTNAVKHFKFEERGKQRIHKKPGRTEVVACLPWLLAEVDRVRPRLIVCLGATAAQAVLGTAFRLTKQRGELVDPGPGDFAGQRVVATIHPSAVLRSRDRDADYAGLVDDLRAAASLAGQVSAH, from the coding sequence ATGACCGTGAAAGCCCAAGGCGCGGCCGAGTTCGTCCCCGACGACGCCGACCTTGAGACCCTCCGCTCGGCTGTCCAGGGCTGCCGGGGCTGCGACCTGCACCGCCACGCCACCCAGGCCGTCTTCGGTGAGGGCCCGAAGCGCGCCGCCGTCCTGCTCGTCGGTGAGCAGCCGGGCGACAAGGAGGACCTCCGGGGCGCCCCGTTCGTCGGCCCCGCGGGCAAGCTGCTCGACCGCGCGCTGGCGGAGGCCGGTTTCGACCGGGCGACGGTCTACCTGACCAACGCGGTCAAGCACTTCAAGTTCGAGGAGCGCGGCAAACAGCGGATCCACAAGAAGCCCGGCCGCACCGAGGTCGTGGCCTGCCTGCCGTGGCTGCTCGCGGAGGTCGACCGGGTGCGGCCGCGGCTCATCGTCTGCCTCGGCGCCACGGCGGCACAGGCGGTGTTGGGCACGGCGTTCCGCCTGACCAAGCAGAGGGGAGAGCTGGTCGACCCGGGTCCGGGGGACTTCGCCGGTCAGCGCGTGGTGGCCACGATCCACCCCTCGGCGGTCCTGCGGTCCCGCGACCGGGACGCCGACTACGCAGGCCTGGTCGACGACCTCCGGGCCGCGGCGAGCCTCGCGGGGCAGGTCAGCGCGCACTGA